Part of the Streptomyces antimycoticus genome, CCCCGCTCCCGCGGCGACCGCGACGAACTCTTCGGCGGCTTCGGCGCCTCCTGGCGCGGCGCCTTCGTCGGCGGCGACCTCCTGATCCGCGCCGTCACCGAGGGCCCGGCCTCCGAGCGCCTCCCCGGCAACTTCCCCGACTACCACCTGATGCCCAACTAGTCACTTACACGTCACTCTCCGTGCCGACCCCCGCGTCCCCCAGGTCGGCGCGGGGGTGGGCGCCCGGCATACGCAGGTGAAACGCACTCCGAAACCTTGGTATCGTGGTGCATGTCGCCGCGGCGGGCCGCGGAGACACACCTGGTCCGGGTGGCGGAATGGCAGACGCGCTAGCTTGAGGTGCTAGTGCCCTTTATCGGGCGTGGGGGTTCAAGTCCCCCCTCGGACACGATCTTACGTACACGGATGAAGCGGGTTGTGACTCAACGGTCACGACCCGCTTCTTCATGTTGTAGGTGAGCGTGAGGCCGAAAGCCTGGTAGAGAGGGGCTTTGCGGTCGGCGGGGGCGGTGAGAAGCCGGTCGGTGAGGTCACCGAGGTCTTTGATCATGCCGTGGATCTGCTCGTCGGTGAGGACGGTGCACCGGGCGGCGCTGGCGGTGATGAGCTGTTGCTGTGCGGCGGCTTTGTCGGCCTCGGCTTTGCTGATCCATGCGGCGACGGTTGCGGGGCTGGCACCGGCGTCGAGTGCCGCACGGTATTGGTTCAGTCTCCGGTCGCAGTCGGTGATGGTGCGGCGGGCGGCCTCGAGGCCGGGCAAGGGAGTGGTTGTTGCCCGTTGGGATTGCTGCATGGCCTGCAGCGTGGTCTTCAGCTGTCCGGGGGCGAAGACCTGTGCGATCCATCGGTCGAGTTTCGGGAGAATGACGGCTTCCCGGATGTAGACGGTGAGCGGGTGATCGAGGGTGCCGCTCTTGGCGTATTCGTAGGGGTAGCGGCAGCGGTAGTGGGGGTGGCCGTGGTTGAAGGTGCCCTGCATCTTGCGGTCGCACAGGGAGCAGCGGATGAGTCCGCGAAGGGCGTAGGTGCGTGGTGTGGTGCGGGGGCTGCGTTCTGCGGGGTGGTGCTGGCGGCGGTCGTGTCTTCTGGCTTGGGCGCGGGTGAAGGTGGTCTTGCTGATCAGGGGTTCGTGGACGGGTTGGGTAGACCAGATCCACTGGTCGGGGGTGTTCCAGGTCTGTTGGGTGCGGTGCCCAGAGTGACATCGTCGATGTCGAGCAGGACTTCCTGCTTGCGTTGTTTGTTCCAGACTTCATGGCCGGTGTAGCGGGGGTTGGTGAGGATGGCGCGGACGGCGCTCTTGGACCAGGCGTGGCCATCGCGGTGCGGATTGCGAGCGCGGTCGTGGGCCGAGGGGCAGGGGATGTTGTCACGGGTCAAGCCTTCGGCGAGGGCGTATAGGCCGGTTCCGCGAAGGTACTCGGTGAAGATGCGGACCACGATGGGCGCGGTTTGGGGTCGGGTTCGAGACGGTGGAGGCGTTTGCCGTCGGCGGCCTTGGCCGGGTTGGGGTGTGGGCCGGCGTCGGCGAGCCGGTAGCCGTACGGAGGTCTGCCGCCGAGGTAGCGGCCTTCGATCTTGGCTTGAGAGCCCATGGCGGTGCGTACGCGGATCTTGACGCGATTGCGTTCGCCTTTGCTCATGCCGCCGAAGACGGACATGACGAGGTCGTGGGCTTCGTTGTCGGGGTCGATCGGCCCGCCGATTTCGGGGACCCAAAGGGGGACGTTGAAGTGGGTGAACAGGGGGAAGGTGTTGCCGAACTGGTTGCCGTAGAAGGTGCGCTGGGGTTCGCCGATCACGACCGCGTCGAAGCCGCGGTGGGGGTCACGCAGGGCTGTGAGGAGGGCCGTGGCCTGGGGCGGCGTTTCCAGGGCAGTGCGCGGGAGTGTCCGGCGTCGAAGTATTCGGCGACGATTTCGCCTCCGGCGGGTTCGATGAGGGCGAGGGCGCGGGTGAGCTGCCAGTTGCGGGAGGTCTCCGGGTCCTGGAGGTCCTCGGTGGAGCAGCGTCCGGCGAAGGCGAAACGGGGCATGGGCCGTCTTCCTTGGGATCGCTTGGTGTGCACGGTGGACGGTGGTCGTCCGTCGTACCTCTGGCTCGGCCCGGAGGGCCAGCCGTCCACCGTGTCTTCGCCCGGTCGTGGGTAGTCAGCTCTTCTGATGAACGGTGGGGCGGTGTTGGTACTCGTCCTGGATGAAGGCCAGCAGCGCTTCAGCGGCATGCTGCGTGAGCGGCACAGGACCGTCCGGGAGGATCACGGTCACCTCGGGCGGCTCATCCGCTTGCTGGACCTGGCGCACTGTTGCTGGGGAGCTTGTGGTGGTAACGGCTGGTGTCATGGCATACCCGTTTCGTGTGCGCGCGTTCCTAGCCTTGTCTTCCGATGGGATCGGGGGTAGCGGCAGCGTTCGGTCCCGGCTTGCCGCTCCCGGCGGGCGCACAGCGGCCGGGAGGCGGCTGAGGACTTCTCGGGGCGGGTGAAGATGAGGACGTCCTCGTGTTGTACGAGGTGGAGGGGGACGCCCTGGCGGCGGGCGTCGCGGACGTTCTTCAGCTGAAAGAACGAGGGACGGGCAATCAGTCGGCCGTCGCGGATGCCGGCGAGGAGAGCGACACAGCGCTCCGCCGGGACGAGCCCGGCGGCTTGTCCGGTGGCCAGGACGGCGGAGGGTAGATCGATGAGTTCGCCTTGGGTACGCCAGGGCCGGGTGGTGACGACGACGGTGCCGCCCGGGCGCAGCACCGCCCGGCACTGGGTGAGAATTTTGGAGAAGCCGTCCAGGAGCTGGTCGGTGGAGACGTGGGCGAGGTTGTGCGGGTCGCGGCCGTATCGGTAGTCCGTTTTGGCCACGCCGCGCTCGCCGGTTTCGCGCGTGCAGTGGACCCGGCCATGGGCCGATCGTCCGTATGGCGGTGAGGTGACTACCAGCGCGACCTTGCCGTGAAGGTCGGCGTCGACCAACTGGGTGAGTTGTCGGGCGTCGCCGCACACCACCCGGCCGCTGCCTTGCTCAACATGCCGGACGCTGTGGGCGATGTTGGCCCGGGCGATCCGGGCCCAGCGGGTTTCGTACTCGACTCCGAGGGCGTGGCGGTGGTGGCGGATGGCCTCGACCAAGGTGGTGCCGATGCCGCACATCGGGTCCAGGACCAGTTCACCCGGTTTGGTGTAGGTGCGGATGGCGTGGGCGGCGATCGCGGGCAGCATCTTGGCGGGGTGCGCGTTCGAGCCGGACACGTAGCGGTCGGCGCGCTGGGCGGGGGCGGATGTGGGTGCGGTGTTCCACACCGATTCGCGGTCGGACATGGCGTCGTGCCCTTCGGTCAGGCGCTGTTGATCGCGGACAGCACGAGGAGATCGGAGTGGATGAGTCCGGGCGGTGCGCCCTCGGGCGGGGTGGGCGTGATGCGGCCGCCGACGGGGTGTCCGTGGACGATGACGATGTGCTGGAGGTAGCGGAAGCCGGCGGTGCGGGCGGAGGCGATGAGGGATCCGAGCGGGTCGGTCAGGCGTCCGGCGTCGCGGCGCTGTCTGGTGGCGAGCAGCAAGACGCCGTTACGGAAGAGGAGGCGATGGGCTCGGTGGAAGAATCCGGACCAGCCGTTCTCCATCGCGCCCGGCATCTGGTCACAGGAGGGGACCGGTTCGTCGTCGGGGACGGGGAGGGTGTCGGGGTGCAGTTCCGCGAGCAGTACCGGGGCCGTGCGGGCGCTTCTGCTGCCTTCGTGGCCAGCGAGGTAGGTGACGCGGGTCCGGGTGTCCATGCCCGGTTCGGTGTCGCGAATTTGGATCTTGATCAGGCGCGCGGGCGGGTGGCCGGGTCGGTGCGTGAACTCAGCGCGGATCTTGTCCAACGCCCAGCCGGGCAGCACCCCGCAGGGGGCGGAGTCCTCGCTCGGGTCATTCAAGGCGGGGGCCCACACGGTGGTCGGCAGAGGGCGGGATGCGCCGGGGCGGCTGGTGGTGGTGCGGTGGTGGTCGGACTTCGTCATCGGCTGGTGGCGCCCGGGTACGGGGATCCGGCCGTCTGGTGCTGACGTGATCAATAGAGATTCAGGCTGCGGGCCTTTGCCACTGTCTGCGGTTCAGCTTCTGTCATGCGCCCCGGCCGTTCCGAAGGGATCGGACGCGCCGTGGCCGAATGGTCCGTCTGAATTCGCAGGTGGGCGCGGGTGCGAGCCGGTCGCGAGCCATGAGCGGGCCATCATGGGCGGGCCCGCGCATGGAGGGTCGCTGGTGAAGTTTGAGCGCATGCTGGCGACGGCAAACCACCCTTTGTGCCCATGTGCGGCCAGGACTCGGACCACTCCCGCGCATCATGCGTGACGTACAACACAGGTGCCCTGTTGTGAACCCGCGTAATGGCTCCGGCCCTGCGGCCTCTCTCTCATCACCAAGCGCCGTCGAAAGCGAAGGCGTGCCGGCACCTTCGGGAGGGGCCTCTACTCATGCACGGTCAGATGGATCAGCGCATGGCGCTGTTGCTGCTGACGGGCAGCGTCACTGTGTACGTCGCCTTTGAGCATCCTTCGTTCGGTACGGCCCTCTTGGTCGGAGTGGGCGTGGTGACGCTGCTGCACCTTCTCCTCAAAGATCGCTGATCCACGCAAGCGGTCATGTGCCTGCAGATCCCGAGCACGGACGCCAATTCAAGACTCTTCATGTTCGATTCCTGCTGGCTCTGTACGGGCCTTGGCCCTGTTCACTGCCGCCGAGCCGGAGGTGGGCCATCGCACGTGGCGGTCCATGGGGCGGTGTGTTGTCCGGTGGTGGTGCGCGGGTGGGTCAGGGGTGGCGCGGTGGGGTGAAAGGGCTGGCGGCGGAAGTTGTCCGAACCCCTTCTCGCAGGAGTCGCGCTATGCATCACCGTCCCGTACACCGCCCGCACACCGCCCGGCTCTCGCCGCTGGAGGAGCTGGAGCAGTCTTTCCTCGCGCTCGCCCGTACCGCCACGCCACTGACCATGCCCGCACACCTGGTGTGTGACGGCCCGTCGGAGGAGGTGTGGCCGGTCGATCAGATCCGCGTCCGGCTGGCGCACCCCAGCACTCGGCCCGAGCTGCGGGCACGCACATGGAGCGAGGTCGTGCGTCGCGCGCACGAGCTCGGTGAGCCGTGGCCGGTGGTGGCCGTGGCCATGACGGTTCCGGTGCTGCGCCGGATGCTGTCCCGCCTGGCCCGCCCAGCTCATCTGGAGCGTCAGGAAGTCGAGCAGGAAGCTCTCGCCGCGGTAGCTGTCGCCCTTGCGGGGGTGGATGCGGGTGATCCGGGGTGGACCGGGAGCTGTTCGCGGCTGCGGACCGCGCGGTTCACCGCCTGGTCTACGCGGCTCGTCGTCGCGGGGAGCGGGAGGCGGGTGAGCCGATGGTCCAGCTGGGGCGCCTGCGTGCCCGCGCAACCGTCGAGGACCTGGAGGGCTTGACGGTGTCGGATGAGTACCAGGTGTTGGCTCGTGCGGTGCGGGCCCGGGTGGTGGACGTGGCCGAGGCGCAGCTGATCGCCCGCACGCGGCTGCGGGGCGAGTCGATGGGGGCGCTTGCGGGTGAGCGTGGGGTGAGTATGCGTCAGCTGTACCGGCATCGCACCGCCGCCGAACAGCGCCTGGCTTCTCACCTGCGTCATCAGGGCCGGTAGGGAGCCATGCGGGGGACGTCCGGGGCCGCGGCGTCAACGCTCCGGTCCCGGATTCTCTATCAATGGGCAGACGAGGGTTTCTTCTGATTCTCCTGGATCGGCGGGAGCCCTCGGGCCTGGCAGGAGCTGATTGTGTATCGCTTCTGCGCTGTCGGGCCGTGTGTTGGGTGGGGTGGGCGCTCCGTCTCGTGCTGACACCCCGAGAGCCATCCGGTAGCCGCCGAAGGAGGCCGGCCCCGGGCGAAGGATCCGGCTCACCCCGCCCGTTTCCTGCCGTCCATGCGTTTTCTGTCTGCCTGTTCTCGTGCCTGATGGAGGTGCCCTGTCATGCTCAGCCGCTTCCGTCCGCGACCGGCCGCCGCACGTCAGTTGATGCGCTGTGGGCTCCGGCTGGTGTTCACCATTCCAATGACCGCCGTTTTGCTGTTGGCGGATCCGCCCGTGGTGTGGGCGGTGGCGACGATCCCGGAGGTCATCTCCAATCTGCGGGATGAGGTTGTCGGCCTGCTTGCCGGGCTTGCCACGCTCTTCCTCACCTTCGGCGGCCTGCGCTACCTCATGGCCGGGGGCGACCCGGGAGAGGTTGAAGCTTCGAAGCGAGCGCTGAAGGCCGCGGCGATCGGCTACGGGCTGGCGATCCTCGCCCCGGTCCTGGTGGCCGTGTTGAAGCAGATCGTGGGCGTCGACGAAGGCGGCGGGCAATGACCCGCGCGCACCGCGGCTTCCTCTCTGTCCTGCTCCTGGCGCCCGCTGCCCTCCTCATCGGCGCCGGGCCGTTCACCGGGCCACCCGCGCAGGCAGTCACGCTCCCCACAGCAACATTCCCGACGCTCGCCGTACCGGCTGATCCAGAACCGCGTCCCCAGCCCGGGCCCGCGACAAGCGCACCCGAGCCCCGAGCGGGTCCCACCCATCCTGAGGCCACGCCCGGGCCGAGTCCGGCTCCTGGCCGTCCCTCTCATAAGCCCTCACAGCGGCCGAGGCTGGAGCCGGCTCCCGGACTGACACCTCCTGCCTGCAAGGTCACCAGCGGTGACTGCTCCCCGGCGGGCTGGGGCCTGGACGGTTTCCTCGACATCCCCGGGATGATCGTGAACGCGATCACCTCGTTCCTGGGAATGATCGTCGAGCAGATCATGAAGCCATTGCGGGAGCTGCTCGCCGACACCCTCCTCGCAACGCCCGACGTCACCCGGCACGCCGACCTGAAACGGCTATGGGCCGGGTCGATGGGCATCACAGCCGGGATCTACGTGCTGTTCGTGACTGCCGGCGGGATCACGGTGATGGGGTATGAGACCGTCCAGACCCGGTATGCGCTCAAACAGATCGCCCCGCGCCTGCTGATCGGGTTGATCGCCTCGGCAACGTCGCTGACCGTGATGGGCAAGGTCATCGCCTTGGGCAACGCGCTCTCCCACGCGATCTTAGGCATCGAAGCGGCCGACGCCGGGCAGGGGCTGGTCGAGCGAGCCCTTCCCTTCTCCCTGTTCGGCGCTCCCGGGCTCAAGATCTACCTGCTGATCGTATCGATCGTCATGATCGTGCTGATCCTGGCTGTGCTGATCGGCTTTGTCGTACGGGTCGCCGTCATGGCTCTGCTTGCCGTGTCCGGTCCCTTGGCGTTGGCCTGTCATGCCCACCCGCTCACCGACCCGGTGGCCCGGCTGTGGTGGCGCGGCCTCGCCGGGTGCCTGGTCATTCAGGTCGCGCAGTCGATGACGTTCATCGTCGCGCTCAAGCTGTTCTTCGCACCCGGCGCCACCGCGCTGGGGATTCCGTACTCGGATCAGCTGGGCACGATGCTGGCCGGGCTCGCCTTGTTCTGGGTGCTGTTCAAGATCCCCGGCTGGACGATGCAGGTCGTCTTCCGCGCCACCCCGATCCACAACCCCCACGCCCCCACCGCCGTACGCCTCCTGCGGACCCTGGCCCTGTACCGGCTCATGGACCGCTACCTCCCCGGCACATCCCTGCTGCGCCGCGGCCCTGGCGGAGGTGGCCGGCCCGGTGGCGCGGGCGGACATCCCGGTCGTGGCGGCGGGGGTCCACCACGACCGGGACCACAGCCAGGCTCGCCACTGGTCCGCAGGTGGCTCGGCACTGGCTCGGCCGCCGCGGCGAGCAGAGCGCCCGGTTCTGGGCCCGGAACCGCCACTGGCTCTCCTACGCCCGGCAGCCCTTCGGGCCCGGTGGGCACGGGCACGTCCCAAGCCGGAGCCCCAGCGGCCGGCTCGACAACGGCGCCCACGCTCCCAAGGGGACCGGCGGGCCGCCTGAGCACCGGCTCGCGAATGGCCTCACCTGGTACTTCTCAGCAGAAGGGCCCACACACCGTGGTCCATCCCGCACAAGCACGCCGCAAGCGGCAACTGACGTTGCCCGTGGCCGCGCAGCGCGTCTCCACCCGTCCGCCGCGACCGGTCCAGACCTGGCTGCCGATCCGGGCCGAGCGCGTCCCGCGACCGCACCCCACCATCAGCGGCTCGGCCTCCCCGTCGTCCGCGCGACCTCCCGTCGGTCGGCCCGTTCCGCGGATGGCCTCGCGGCAGATGGTGCTGCGGATCCCGGCCGAGCGGGTGCGTGCCCGGCCCGTACGCCCGGCGCAGTTGCGCCTTCCTCTTGAACCGCCCCGGAGGTGAGGGTTCATGACAGATGGATACGACGACGGTGTCGCTACGACCCGGATTCCGGCGGATATCGCGCGCCCGGACCGCGTGCTGGGCCCGCTCACCGCGCGGCAGACCGCCATCCTGGCCGGGTGCGTACTGGTGCTGTACGGCGGGTATTGGCTCGCGCGGCCGTTCATGCCGCCGCTGACGTATCTGGCCATGGTGGTCCCCGTGGCCGGAGCCGTCACCGCGGTCGCGGTGGGCGCCCGGGAAGGCATCGGCCTGGACCGGTTTCTCCTCGCCGCCCTCGCTCACGCCCGCATCCCCAAACGACGAGTGCACGCTCCGGAAGGCGTGCCCGCGCTGCCGGAGATCGTGAACAAGGAAATGGGCAAGGCGGCCGGACCGATGCCGGTGCCGGTGCGGATGCCATATCGCGGTGTCGGCCCGGTGGGCACGGTGGATCTGGCCGAGCAGGGGCAGGCGGCGCTGGGGGTCTGCTCGCCGGTCAACTTCGACCTGCACAGTGGTGCCGAACAGCAGGGCCTGGTCGCCGCGTACGGACGCTGGCTCAACTCCCTGACCGGCCCGACCCAGCTCCTGCTCCGCTGTCACCGCACCGATCTCACGCCTCTGGCCGACCAGCTCCACCACAGTGCCCCGGCCCTGCCGCACCCGGCGCTGGAGAGAGCGGCCCGCGCACACGCCGACTACCTTGCCCATCTCGCCGGGACAGGCGACCTGCTGACCCGCCAGATCGTCCTTGTCGCACGGGAAGAGACACCGCCGCGCCGAGCCCGGCCTTCTGCCTGCAGCGCACGGGCTGTCCAGCGCATCCAGGAGGCGACTCGCGGGCTCACTCCCGCAGGAATCAGCGTCACCCCACTCGACTATGAGCAGACCACGGCGTTGATCACCGTCGCCTGCAACCCCGATCCCCCCACAACGCCGCTCGATTCGGAAGCGCAAGGAGTCGAGGCATGATCCGACGTCCCCGAAACCGGCGCCGGGCGGACCATGAGGTCGTCCGGGCCGGAGAGCTGTTGCAGCCTGCGGGCCCGGAGGCGCTTGAGGTGCATGCCCGCACCCTCGCGATCGGGGGCCACCTGGCCTCCACCATGGTCGTGACCGGCTACCCGGCTGAGGTCAGCCCCGGCTGGCTGGCGCCCCTCCTCGCCTTCCCTGGTCACCTGGACATCGCGCTCCACATCGAACCGGTCCCCAACCTCGTGGCGGCGGCCGGTCTGAAGAAGCAGCGTGCCCGGCTGGAATCCGGACGCCGGGGCGCCTTCGACAAGGGGCACTTGGACAATCCGGAGGTCGAGGCCGCCGCTGCGGACGCGGCCGATCTCGCCTACCGGATCGCCCGTGGCGAGGGAAAGCTTTTCCACGTGGGCCTGTACATGACCGTCCACGCCTCGGACGAGGAGACCTTGGCCGAGCAGGTCGCCGCCGTCAAAGCGGTCGCGGAGTCACTGCTGATGACGGTCGCACCGACGACCTACCGGGCGTTGCCCGGCTGGCTGACCACCCTGCCCTTGGGCATCGACATGCTGAAGATCCGCCGCACCTTCGACACTGCGGCGCTCGCCGCCTGCTACCCCTTCGCCAGCCCCGAACTGCCCGCTCCCGCCGATGCTGCTGGAGCCGGGGCCGGAGCGGGGTCGCAGGTGCTGTACGGGCTGAACGCCGTCTCCGGCGCGCCGGTGTTGTGGGACCGCTTCGGATGCGACAACTACAACTCGGTCACCCTCGCCCGTTCCGGGGCCGGCAAGTCGTACCTGGCCAAGCTGGAGCTGTTGCGGCTGCTGTTCACCGGAGTGACCGCCTCCGTGGTCGACCCGGAAAACGAGTACGTACGCCTGGCCGAGACGGTCGGCGGCACCGTGGTCGCGCTCGGCGCCGACGGCGTGCGCCTGAACCCCTTCGACCTCCCTTGTCACGGCGAGGCCGGCGGTGAGGATGTCCTGACGCGACGGGTGCTGTTCCTGCACCGCTTCTTGGCTGTGCTCTTCGGCGCCGAGGTGAAGGGCGCGGAGGAAGCTGTGCTCGACCGGGCGCTCCTGGCCACCTATGCCCGGGTGGGGATCACGGCGGATGCGCGGACCTGGACGCGGACCCCGCCAGTACTCGCGGACCTCGCGGAGGTTCTTGGCGAGGACGGGAGTGAGGTGGCTGCGGGGCTGGTGGAGCGGCTGACGCCGTATGTCACCGGTTCGCATGCCTGCGTCTTCAACGGCCACAGCACGGTGAGCACCGCGGGTCATCTGGTGGTCTTCGCGCTGCGGCAGCTGCCGGAGGAGGTCAAGGCTCCGGCGATGCTGCTGGCGCTGGATGCGATCTGGCGCCAGGTCACCGATGCGGGCAGGGGCGGCAAGCATCTGGTGATCGTGGACGAGGCGTGGCTGCTGATGCGTGACGAGGCGGGGGCGCGCTTTCTGTTCCGGATGGCCAAGGCCGCTCGCAAAAACTGGACGGGGCTGGTCGTCATCACCCAGGACGCAGATGACGTCCTCGCCTCGCCGCTGGGGAGAGCGGTGGTCGCGAACGCGGCGACCCAGATTCTGCTCCGGCAGGCCCCACAAGCGATCGACACCATCAGTGCCTCGTTCCGGCTCTCCCACGGTGAGCGGGAGTTCCTGCTGTCCGCCGGGAGGGGCGAGGCGTTGCTGCTGGCCGGGGAACGCCGCAAAGTCGCGCTGATCTCCGTGGCCGCCCCGGGGGAGCACGAGATCATCACCACCGACCCCGGAGAACTCGCCGCCCAGCAGTGGACCGAGGACACCGATCCCGACCTCGCTGTCGACCACGATCTCGGCGAAGAGACGTGGAACCAATGACCGTCACCGCGCTCGTCACCGGCCCGGTGCCCCGTGGCCCGGTGGTGGACTTCCTCACCGACCCCACTGCCTTCTGGGCCTCCATCACCCGAACAGTTCTCGGCTGGGCCGCCCCTTACATGCCCGTGCTCGTACCGGTCGCGACGGCGGCCGCCGTGTGCGTCACCACCGCCCGCGGCCGGATGCGGCGCAGACGCCAGCGGCGCTTCGCCGACGACGCACGCTGCGTCGAAATCCTCGCCCCGCCCCAGATCCCCGCCAAAGGAGGTGACGTGCTGTGGGCACAGCTATCGGGTCTGCTGCGGCCGTGGTGGCGACGCCTTACCGATGGCCAGCCGCATCTGGGGTTCGAGTACGCATGGTCGCCGACGGGACTGGGGATCCGGCTGTGGGTGCCGGGGACCGTGCCGCTGGGGCTGGTGCGGCGGGCGGTGGAGGCGGCCTGGCCCGGGGCCCACACTCGCGTCCAACAGCCACCGGAGCTCATCCCGCCGGGCCATGTGGTGACGGCGGGGCGGCTGCGCCCGGCCCGGCCGGAGGTGCTGCCGCTGCGCACCGAGCACGTGGCCGACCCACTCCGGGCGCTGCTGCAGGCGGCCACCGGTATGAGCGAGGGCGAGACCGCGCTCGTGCAGATCCTGGTCCGCCCGGCAACCGGCGCCGCTGTGCGGCGGGCCCGCCGCTCCGCGCGGCGGTTGAAGGCCGGAGGCTCGGCCCCGCGGCTGCCCGCGCTCGGCGCGTTCCTGCTGCACCGGCCGCAGCCAGCACTGGCCCGGCGGCAGGATGTCGAGCATGGTGTCGCGGTCCGCCAGTCCGCCGCCAAACTCACCGGCCCCAATGGCACACGTCCATCACCTACGCCGCCACCTGCACACGCCAGGAGGAGCGCGCGCGGGATGTGGTGCGGGGACGTGCGCACGCGCTGGCCTCCGCGTTCGGCCTGTACGCGGAACTCAACTGGCTCGTCCGCACCCGGCTCGCCCACCCCGAACGATGGCTGGAAGGGCGGGCTTTCCCGCAGCGTGCGGCGCTGCTGTCGGTCCCGGAACTGGCGGCCCTCGCCCATCTGCCCGTCGACGCGGACGCCCCCGGCCTGCGGCGTGCGGGAGCGCGCTCGGTCCTCCCACCACCCACGGTCCCGGAGCCCGCCCCCGGGTCCGGGGTCAAGCCGCTGGGCCGCTCCGACACGGGCGCCCGCCGCCCGGTGGGTCTCGCGGTCGCGGACGCCCGCCACCACATCCATCTGATGGGCGCCACCGGTTCCGGCAAATCCACCCTGGTCGCCCACCTCGTTCTCGACGATGTCCGCCATCACCGGGGCGCGATCGTCATCGATCCCAAGGGCGACCTCGTCACCGACCTCCTGCATCGCCTGCCCGACACCTGTGCCGACCGCCTGGTCCTCATCGACCCCGATGACTCCCACGCCCCACCGTGCCTGAACGTCCTGGACGGGGCCGACATCGACGTGGTCGTCGACAACCTCACCGGCATCTTCCGCCGCATCTTCACCGCCTTCTGGGGCCCCAGGACCGACGACGTCATGCGCGCGGCCTGCCTGACCCTGCTCAAACACCGCGCCCACACAGGTCAGCTCGTCACCCTCGCCGACGTCCCCCGGCTCCTGGGCGAACCCGCCTACCGCCTGCGCCTGATCCCCACCATCAAAGACCCCGTACTCCGCGGCTTCTGGGCCTGGTACGAGTCCATGTCCGAACCATCCCGCGCGGCCGTGGTCGGCCCGGTGATGAACAAGCTGCGCGCCTTCCTGCTGCGCGACTTCGCCCGCCGCGCCATCTCCGCCGGCCCCTCCACCTTCGACCTGGCCCAGGTTCTCGACGGCGGCATCCTCCTCGCCCGTCTCCCCAAAGGTGCTCTCGGTGAGGAGACCGCACGGCTGCTGGGCTCCTTCATCGTCGCCGGGACCTGGCAAGCGGCCTCAGCCCGCGCCCGCACCCCCGAACACCAGCGCATCGACGCGTCCCTGTACGTGGACGAGGCGCACAACTTCCTCACCCTGCCCTACCCGCTGGAGGACATGCTCGCCGAGGCCCGCGGCTACCGGCTGTCCATGGCACTGGCCCACCAGCACCTCGCCCAGCTCCCCCGCGACCTGCGCGAAGGCATCTCCGCCAACGCCCGCAACAAGATCTTTTTCAACACCTCCCCCGAAGATGCCACCGCCCTGGAACGCCACACCCTCCCCACCCTCACCGCCCACGACCTCGCCCACCTCGGCCCCTACCAAGCCGTCGCCCACCTGCTCACCGCCGGCGCCGAATCCCCGGCCTTCACCCTCACCACCCGGCCCCTCCCACCCCCCGTTCCCGGCCGCGCAGCCGATCTCCGCACCGCCGCAGCGGCCCGCGCCCACACCCGGGCCACTCGTCCCTGAC contains:
- a CDS encoding type IV secretory system conjugative DNA transfer family protein, giving the protein MVRGRAHALASAFGLYAELNWLVRTRLAHPERWLEGRAFPQRAALLSVPELAALAHLPVDADAPGLRRAGARSVLPPPTVPEPAPGSGVKPLGRSDTGARRPVGLAVADARHHIHLMGATGSGKSTLVAHLVLDDVRHHRGAIVIDPKGDLVTDLLHRLPDTCADRLVLIDPDDSHAPPCLNVLDGADIDVVVDNLTGIFRRIFTAFWGPRTDDVMRAACLTLLKHRAHTGQLVTLADVPRLLGEPAYRLRLIPTIKDPVLRGFWAWYESMSEPSRAAVVGPVMNKLRAFLLRDFARRAISAGPSTFDLAQVLDGGILLARLPKGALGEETARLLGSFIVAGTWQAASARARTPEHQRIDASLYVDEAHNFLTLPYPLEDMLAEARGYRLSMALAHQHLAQLPRDLREGISANARNKIFFNTSPEDATALERHTLPTLTAHDLAHLGPYQAVAHLLTAGAESPAFTLTTRPLPPPVPGRAADLRTAAAARAHTRATRP
- a CDS encoding PrgI family protein, whose protein sequence is MTDGYDDGVATTRIPADIARPDRVLGPLTARQTAILAGCVLVLYGGYWLARPFMPPLTYLAMVVPVAGAVTAVAVGAREGIGLDRFLLAALAHARIPKRRVHAPEGVPALPEIVNKEMGKAAGPMPVPVRMPYRGVGPVGTVDLAEQGQAALGVCSPVNFDLHSGAEQQGLVAAYGRWLNSLTGPTQLLLRCHRTDLTPLADQLHHSAPALPHPALERAARAHADYLAHLAGTGDLLTRQIVLVAREETPPRRARPSACSARAVQRIQEATRGLTPAGISVTPLDYEQTTALITVACNPDPPTTPLDSEAQGVEA
- a CDS encoding VirB4 family type IV secretion system protein yields the protein MIRRPRNRRRADHEVVRAGELLQPAGPEALEVHARTLAIGGHLASTMVVTGYPAEVSPGWLAPLLAFPGHLDIALHIEPVPNLVAAAGLKKQRARLESGRRGAFDKGHLDNPEVEAAAADAADLAYRIARGEGKLFHVGLYMTVHASDEETLAEQVAAVKAVAESLLMTVAPTTYRALPGWLTTLPLGIDMLKIRRTFDTAALAACYPFASPELPAPADAAGAGAGAGSQVLYGLNAVSGAPVLWDRFGCDNYNSVTLARSGAGKSYLAKLELLRLLFTGVTASVVDPENEYVRLAETVGGTVVALGADGVRLNPFDLPCHGEAGGEDVLTRRVLFLHRFLAVLFGAEVKGAEEAVLDRALLATYARVGITADARTWTRTPPVLADLAEVLGEDGSEVAAGLVERLTPYVTGSHACVFNGHSTVSTAGHLVVFALRQLPEEVKAPAMLLALDAIWRQVTDAGRGGKHLVIVDEAWLLMRDEAGARFLFRMAKAARKNWTGLVVITQDADDVLASPLGRAVVANAATQILLRQAPQAIDTISASFRLSHGEREFLLSAGRGEALLLAGERRKVALISVAAPGEHEIITTDPGELAAQQWTEDTDPDLAVDHDLGEETWNQ
- a CDS encoding pilin translates to MLSRFRPRPAAARQLMRCGLRLVFTIPMTAVLLLADPPVVWAVATIPEVISNLRDEVVGLLAGLATLFLTFGGLRYLMAGGDPGEVEASKRALKAAAIGYGLAILAPVLVAVLKQIVGVDEGGGQ
- a CDS encoding recombinase family protein gives rise to the protein MVRIFTEYLRGTGLYALAEGLTRDNIPCPSAHDRARNPHRDGHAWSKSAVRAILTNPRYTGHEVWNKQRKQEVLLDIDDVTLGTAPNRPGTPPTSGSGLPNPSTNP
- a CDS encoding DNA methyltransferase, which gives rise to MSDRESVWNTAPTSAPAQRADRYVSGSNAHPAKMLPAIAAHAIRTYTKPGELVLDPMCGIGTTLVEAIRHHRHALGVEYETRWARIARANIAHSVRHVEQGSGRVVCGDARQLTQLVDADLHGKVALVVTSPPYGRSAHGRVHCTRETGERGVAKTDYRYGRDPHNLAHVSTDQLLDGFSKILTQCRAVLRPGGTVVVTTRPWRTQGELIDLPSAVLATGQAAGLVPAERCVALLAGIRDGRLIARPSFFQLKNVRDARRQGVPLHLVQHEDVLIFTRPEKSSAASRPLCARRERQAGTERCRYPRSHRKTRLGTRAHETGMP